The Vibrio alginolyticus NBRC 15630 = ATCC 17749 genomic sequence CCTTCTAAGCTGATTTCATTCACCGACACGACTCGGTTGGCAACATTAAACGCGTAACAACCTTGATCCGTATTGACCACTGCTTTAACACGCTCTGCGGTCAAGTCCGAAAGCATAGAGAAAAGCTTTTCAAAATCAAACTTATACTCTGCCCCAAACAACCACCCACAACTAAAATAACCCTGCCCTTTGTTCTCTTTGCGCACAAAGGCTTCACCAGGCGCCAATTGGAATTGAGGCTCTTGATGAGCGTGGTCATGATGATGTGACTCGATATGGGAAGAAGCGCTGCCGTAAACCCGCTCAATATCCAAGACTTCTATCGGCAACTCACCGTCATGAATAAGCTTACTGAATACTTTTGAAGGGGATTGGTCCGTCACCCAGTCATTAAACACATCAAGGTCGTGGCTGGAACATAGGTCAACCTTACTACCAATAACCACATCTGCACTGTCTAACTGGTCCACGAAGTTTTGGTTAGAAAGATACTTTTCATCACTTAAGTTACGCGGATCAACCAAGGCAATCGTCGCTTTAAGATCAACGTAAGGTTCATACTGCTGTGAGGTAAGCGTCGCGATAACCTGTTTTGGATGACCAAGGCCTGTCGGCTCAATCAATAAACGGTCCGGTTTTTGACGCAATAATGCGGTGATACCTACCGACATCGGCACACCCGCAGTGCAGCACATACAACCACCCGGCACTTCTTTAATCAGCGCGCCTTGGTCGGTCATCAATGCACCGTCGATGCCAATCTCACCAAATTCATTGACCAAAACCGCCCAGTTTTCTTTTTCCGGTTTGTTCTTCAGTAGATTTAAAATCGTGGTCGTTTTACCGACACCCAAAAATCCGGTCAGTATGTTGGTTGGTACTCGATTTGACATGCTTATCTCCGACACGTTAGTGCATTAATGCTCCAGCAAAGTATACGGAGAATGTGACTCGCTTCAACGCTTTTTATCGCACGCATCAAGCTCATTGCGTGATGCGTTGGAACACATTTTTCGAGCTTGTTTGGGTTGACTTATCAACTCTGAACGCTTCATATCAGACAGGTATCTACTGGTATAAATAACGCAAGTAAAAAACGCGATAATAGCGACTACGATGGGAAGAACTCCGAGCGTGTTTTCGAATTTAAGCGCAGCAATAGCCAACGCGAAAACAACGACAGAGATAAGTGCGATTGACTTACTTTTGTTGCTTTTCATAATAACTCGCCTTTCGTAAAGTTAGCCCCTAACACCTCCTGTACTAGAGGAATGCCAGTTTGAACAACATCCAACCTGACTATTCAATGCTACTCCTTTCGCTACTTGTGAAATTTGACAAAGCTAACATTTACTACAACATCAAACGACGAGCTTATTATTATCTTTCATATACTTACTGGATTTTAAAACACTTACTAGCAAATCGACCCGCCGCTGACCAATATGTCGTTTTCATTGGCAATACAAACTTGCGCCACCAGCCTTAGCCCTTCGACTATCATCTCCAGAGACATAGAAGGCTGACTGCCATCTGCTGCTTGTTCTGGCAATAATGGAATATGAACAAACCCGTGACGAATCGGATTGTCTTTCAAGTAATGTTGGATGCCATAAAAAAGGTGGTTACATACAAATGTTCCAGCACTGTTGGAAATCTGGCTAGGTATACCCTGCGTTTGCAATGTTTGCACAACACGCTTTATCGGTAGTGTCGAGAAGTAAGCATCAGGACCATCAGCCACCACGGGTTCATCAATCGGTTGATGACCAGCGTTATCTGGAATACGAAAATCATCGACATTGATTGCGACACGCTCTGGGGTTATCGCGCTACGCCCGGCCGCTTGCCCTACAGTAATCACACAGTCTGGCTGGTGCGCTTCTATTGCTTCAATAACGACTTTCACCGAGTCATATCGAACTACGGGGACTGGGCAAGTAACTATCACACCTCCTTTTATGGCCGCGGCCTCTAATTGCTTGACCGCTTCTAAGGCGGGGTTAATGGCGTCACCACCAAAAGGTTCAAAACCGGTAATCAGGACTTTCTTCATAACAGCCTTTAGGAAAAGAGTTTCACAAATTATTGCACTCCCCTTCACCCCATCCAATAGCAAAAGTATTGATGAGATAAACCAGACAACATTATGTGACTCATGTCTAACCAGAGAGTGTTTTCTGCCTCATTGAATCTAGGCAAGTTCCGGACTATCGAGACTAACTTATTGATGATTAGTGGCAGGGCAAGGTTCTCTCATTACATGACGCACGTAGAAGCTTGGTTTCCACGCTTAACTTAGGTAGAGTACGCGACCGCAATGCAATTCGAAGAGATTGAATACAATGAATATTGATAACCATGTAATCGAAACGATTGAAGAGTTAGAGGCATTTCTGCATTTAGTAGAAAGCGGCGCTCTGGGTCTTGAAGGTGTCACTGGCGTTGCGCTAGCCACCTCTAATACCGATGGCCGTCCATTTGTTGCCGTATTAGGAGAAAAGCACCAATTGCTCCTCGGTCGCTGGGTTTCGCAGCACGTATATGACAATGGTAAAGACATCGTTCGTAACGGCCCAACCAGAAAACACTAAGCGCTCGACGCCACCTATAACATCACGCCGTCTTATACACCAAGCGTATGCTTTGAAAGCAATGCGCTTGGTGTACTCAAAAAATAAAAAGAAAAGGCTAGCCTTTATTAATTTTGTCGGTATACTGCACATCAGCTCTTACGGAAAGAGCTATTAATGTAATTAAAGATCAAAGTTTCTCTCAGTTCCACATCGAATTCCTCGTTTACGTTCCTGCGACAAAATAGTTATCTCTAAAATCATATAGTAGCACTTGATATTAGCTAAAAATTCAATATTTAAAACAATCAAATATAGAGGTATCTATGTCTAATAAATTAACTGGTTCAGTAAAATGGTTCAACGAAACTAAAGGTTTTGGTTTTATTTCTCAAGACAATGGCGGTGATGACGTATTCGTTCACTTCCGTTCTATTGTTTCTGAAGGCTTCAAAACTCTTACTGAGGGCCAAAAAGTATCGTTCGTTGTTGAACAAGGTAACAAAGGTTTACAAGCAGCTGAAGTAACTGCACTGTAATTCTTTGTGTGGCATCAATGTTGTTGGTGCCACAATCCCCTTCCACTTATTACTGCCCTTACTATTCTCTATCTAAGTTTATATACCCAAATCACTTACCTCTCCCACACCATCATTAATCACTTTCAATAAAGTCACTTTGGTATACATCTTTAGGTAATCACACCGCCTACCTTGCAATTCCAGTTTGGAACTAAATTAATCTCATTCATATCTGAATCACTTCGCCTCATGCTTTGCTCATAAAAATAAAGTTTATAAAATAAAAGCGATTGGCGAATATAAGAGAAAAAATGAAATTAAACATATCTGCTCAATCAATAAATTCTAATAACTACGAGCACATAATCCCTAGCTGAGAGGTTGAGTCAGCACTGAAATGTCATTACATGAAGCCATTTATCGGACAACACTTCATAGGGACAGCGTGTGGAGTCACACACTTCGGGGTATTTGTTGAGTTAGAGGAACCGAACCGAAGGTCTCATTCCTTTATCAAGTTTCCAAAATGGTGAGTTCGAATTTGATGCAGTCAAACAAAAAATTTCTAGCCAGAGCACCACGTTTACTTTAGGGACTAAAGTGCACGTATTGGTTAAAAACGTCGATTCGAAACAAAGAAAGATCATGTTCAATTTAAAAGATGCAGAACACACGGTAGGTTAGTCTGTTTTAGGTTACTTTCTAATCCATTAATCAAAAATAAAAAATAAGCTTTTAATACCGCAATTAACTTGTGACATTTCGCTGACATCGACTCATTCTAAAACCCTAATATCTGACAAAGGAAACGAATCTAATTTTTGTTTCCAGACACCATCGCAGAGTGTATTTCCAGCACTCTGTTTGCCTCGAGAGGTTCTTATGACAGCCTAGGATCTCTCGAGGCTTTTTTGCACCTATTCAAACCACCTGATTCTACATCACAACTATTATCCCCTACACAAGCTGTACTTTTTAACTAGTGCACTAGATCGCGAACTCTGATTTAAGCAACTGATCACACAACCACTTCTAAATTTTGGGTATAAAAGTATCAATACTTTCGCTAACTAGGATGTAAATAATGAAAAACTCGTTTGATCTCACTATGCCCAACGAAGAAGGATACTTTGGTGAATACGGTGGTAGTTTTGTTCCACCTGAGCTTGAACAAATCATGCATGACATCAACGCAGCTTATGAGGAATGCAGCAAAGATCCTGAATTTAAAGCGGAACTCGCTCGCCTGTATAAGCACTTTGTTGGACGACCTAGCCCAATCTTCCATGCGGAAAACTTGTCTAAAAAATACGGAGCAGACATCTACCTAAAGCGCGAAGACTTAAACCATACAGGCGCACATAAAATTAACCACTGCTTAGGGGAAGCCATTCTCGCTAAAAAGATGGGTAAGAAGAAACTAATTGCAGAAACTGGCGCAGGGCAACACGGTGTTGCGCTTGCTACAGCCGCGGCATTGGTTGGCTTGAAATGCGATATTTACATGGGTGAAGTTGATATCGCCAAAGAGCATCCGAATGTCGTCCGCATGAGAATCCTTGGTGCTAATGTCATTCCT encodes the following:
- a CDS encoding CobW family GTP-binding protein, translated to MSNRVPTNILTGFLGVGKTTTILNLLKNKPEKENWAVLVNEFGEIGIDGALMTDQGALIKEVPGGCMCCTAGVPMSVGITALLRQKPDRLLIEPTGLGHPKQVIATLTSQQYEPYVDLKATIALVDPRNLSDEKYLSNQNFVDQLDSADVVIGSKVDLCSSHDLDVFNDWVTDQSPSKVFSKLIHDGELPIEVLDIERVYGSASSHIESHHHDHAHQEPQFQLAPGEAFVRKENKGQGYFSCGWLFGAEYKFDFEKLFSMLSDLTAERVKAVVNTDQGCYAFNVANRVVSVNEISLEGFESRLEVIDSQLLPWDELERILLQLSGIKH
- the pcp gene encoding pyroglutamyl-peptidase I encodes the protein MKKVLITGFEPFGGDAINPALEAVKQLEAAAIKGGVIVTCPVPVVRYDSVKVVIEAIEAHQPDCVITVGQAAGRSAITPERVAINVDDFRIPDNAGHQPIDEPVVADGPDAYFSTLPIKRVVQTLQTQGIPSQISNSAGTFVCNHLFYGIQHYLKDNPIRHGFVHIPLLPEQAADGSQPSMSLEMIVEGLRLVAQVCIANENDILVSGGSIC
- a CDS encoding cold-shock protein; protein product: MSNKLTGSVKWFNETKGFGFISQDNGGDDVFVHFRSIVSEGFKTLTEGQKVSFVVEQGNKGLQAAEVTAL